The nucleotide sequence CGAGCAGCTGCTGCGCGGCCTCGCGCGTCGGCGGCTCACCCGGGCGCATCTTCCGGTAGATGTCGAGCAGCGCTTCGTCCTGGGTGGTGGTGTGGTCCTTCTCCAGGGTGGCGCGCATCGACTCGTAGTCGCCGAACTCCTCGAGGATCTGCTCGTTCGTCCAGCCCATGGCCTTGAGCAGCACCGTGACGTTCTGCTTGCGCTTGCGGTCGAGGCGGACGCCGACCATGTCGCGCTTGTCTATCTCGAACTCCAGCCAGGCACCCCGGGACGGGATGACCTTGGCGGTGTAGATGTCCTTGTCCGAGGTCTTGTCGAGCGAGCGCTCGAAGTAGAGGCCCGGCGACCGCACCAGCTGCGACACGACGACGCGCTCGGTGCCGTTGACGATGAACGTCCCCTTGGGGGTCATGAGCGGGAAGTCGCCCATGAAGACCGTCTGGGACTTGATCTCGCCGGTCTCGTTGTTGATGAACTCGGCGGTGACGAACAGCGGCGCGGAGTAGGTGAAGTCGCGCATCTTGCACTCGTCGATGCTGTTCTTGGGGTCCTCGAAGCGAGGGTTCGAGAACGACAGCGACATGGTCGCCGAGAAGTCCTCGATGGGACTGATCTCGTCGAGGATCTCCTGCAGGCCCGACGTGGTGTTGACGTCGGTGCGCCCCTCGGCCTCGGCAGCGGCGACTCGCGCCTGCCAGCGCTCGTTTCCGAGCAGCCAGTCGAAGCTGTCTATCTGGAGGGCGAGAAGGTTCGGAACGTCGAGAGGTTCGCGAATCTTGGCAAAAGAGATGCGACGCGAGACATTGGGGCCAGCAGTGGTGGTGGGCGTGACGGCCAACAGGGGTCCTTCCGAGGGCACACGGTCGGAATGCACGCGCAGTCCTCAACCCAAGCGGGCAGCATCGGCGAAGGGCAGCGCAAAGCTGCAGTCTAACCCAAAGGGCACACTGCTGTCGAGTGGTCAGCCACTCCGCGCTTCCTTCTGTCTCGCATTCCCCACCCCGCTGCCAGATCAGCATCTCGTCAGGACCAGGCCCGCGTCAAGCACCGACGCCCCCCTGTTCACCGAATTGGCACCTGAAATGCCGCATTCGTGGTGCTCAGCAGCCGATCAGTGACTCATCCGAACGTACGATCCAGTGGCGCGCCGGGGGCTTGCGGCGGGCCGGACGGCGTCCGCGCGGGCGGAGAATTTTCGCCGCAGGCGAACAGCCCGCCCCCCTCACATTGAGTTGATCATGGAGAAGGGCGGCTTCCGAGCGCCTCCAGAGCCGACCTTCTCCATGATCAACTCGGGTCCGGGCAGACCAAAGGGGACGTCGGACGCGGACGGGCCCGGCACCCCGCGAAGGGGTACCGGGCCCGTGGAGCAGTGGGTCAGCGACTCACTTGACCGAGACGGTGGCGCCGGCGCCCTCGAGGGCCTCCTTGGCCTTGTCAGCGGCCTCCTTGTTGACCTTCTCGAGCAGCGGCTTCGGCGCGGCCTCGACGAGGTCCTTGGCCTCCTTGAGGCCGAGCGACGTCAGCGCGCGGACCTCCTTGATGACCTGGATCTTCTTGTCGCCGGCGGCCTCGAGGATGACGTCGAACTCGTCCTTCTCCTCCTCGGCCGGGGCGGCGCCACCGGGGGCAGCAGCGCCCGGAGCGGCGGCGACGGCGACCGGGGCGGCCGCGGTGACCTCGAAGGTCTCCTCGAACTTCTTCACGAACTCGGAGAGCTCGATGAGGGTCATCTCCTTGAACGCGTCCAGGAGGTCCTCGGTGTTGAGCTTCGCCATGGTGGCGGGTTCCTTTCTCTGTTCGGCTGACTGCCGGGTT is from Jiangella alkaliphila and encodes:
- the rplL gene encoding 50S ribosomal protein L7/L12, whose translation is MAKLNTEDLLDAFKEMTLIELSEFVKKFEETFEVTAAAPVAVAAAPGAAAPGGAAPAEEEKDEFDVILEAAGDKKIQVIKEVRALTSLGLKEAKDLVEAAPKPLLEKVNKEAADKAKEALEGAGATVSVK